The Leptospira sp. WS39.C2 genome contains a region encoding:
- a CDS encoding DUF5615 family PIN-like protein has product MIKLAMKLDTIILTLDKDFGEWVFSHKEYSNGIILLRYNSKEFYAIFQSLNFILKERFNELVGKFVVLSKNKLRMRDIHL; this is encoded by the coding sequence TTGATCAAACTTGCAATGAAACTTGATACCATTATCCTTACGTTGGATAAAGATTTTGGAGAATGGGTTTTTTCTCACAAAGAATACTCCAATGGAATTATTCTACTTCGTTACAATTCAAAAGAATTTTATGCTATTTTTCAATCTCTGAATTTTATTTTAAAAGAAAGATTCAACGAGTTAGTTGGAAAATTTGTAGTTCTCTCTAAAAATAAACTTAGAATGAGAGATATTCATTTATAG
- the thiC gene encoding phosphomethylpyrimidine synthase ThiC, producing MLPKQTSPFTIPETTIPLTNGTEYKTYRTEGMYCIHEETYDYKQGIPKLRKLWIERREKRGDKNFSQLYYAKRNILTEEMLYVAKREGMDPTFVLDEVKIGRAIIPSNKRHLELEPMIIGKKFLVKINANIGNSAILSSIDDEVEKLRWALHWGADTVMDLSTGKNIHETREWILRNSPVPIGTVPLYQTLEKVKGKVENLNIGVFLETLEEQAEQGVDYFTIHAGVLRDYVKLTEKRITGIVSRGGSILAKWCNHHKKENFLYEHFDAISKVMQKYGVSYSLGDGLRPGCINDANDAAQFAELKTLGELTKRAWDDDIQVMVEGPGHVPMHLIQENVRLQEEICMEAPFYTLGPLVTDIAPGYDHITSAIGAAMIAWYGTAMLCYVTPKEHLGLPNKQDVKDGVIAYKIAAHAADLAKGHPGAKERDDLLSKARFEFRWEDQFALSLDPELARSYHDESLPQDGMKKAHFCSMCGPHFCSMRLTSDLRKETVGVGVEDSNG from the coding sequence ATGTTACCAAAACAAACCTCCCCATTCACAATTCCCGAAACTACAATTCCTTTAACCAATGGAACGGAATACAAAACCTACCGAACAGAAGGGATGTACTGTATCCACGAAGAAACATACGATTATAAACAAGGAATTCCCAAACTTAGAAAATTATGGATAGAAAGAAGGGAAAAACGAGGAGATAAAAACTTTTCCCAACTTTATTATGCCAAACGGAATATCCTCACAGAAGAGATGTTATACGTTGCAAAAAGGGAAGGGATGGATCCAACATTTGTATTGGATGAGGTAAAAATTGGCCGTGCCATCATACCGTCTAACAAACGCCATTTGGAATTGGAACCTATGATCATTGGAAAAAAGTTCCTTGTGAAAATCAATGCCAATATTGGAAATTCTGCCATCCTCTCTTCCATTGACGATGAAGTGGAAAAACTGCGATGGGCACTCCATTGGGGGGCTGATACTGTGATGGATTTGTCTACTGGCAAAAACATCCATGAAACGAGAGAATGGATCCTTCGTAATTCTCCTGTTCCCATTGGAACGGTACCTTTATACCAAACCTTAGAAAAAGTGAAGGGGAAAGTAGAAAATTTAAATATTGGTGTATTTCTTGAAACACTTGAGGAACAAGCAGAACAAGGTGTGGATTATTTTACCATCCATGCTGGTGTGTTGCGAGATTATGTAAAGCTCACGGAAAAACGAATCACAGGCATAGTTTCCAGAGGCGGTTCCATCTTAGCGAAATGGTGTAACCATCATAAAAAAGAAAACTTTTTATATGAACATTTTGACGCCATTTCGAAAGTGATGCAGAAGTATGGAGTCTCTTATTCGTTAGGTGATGGTTTACGTCCCGGTTGTATCAATGATGCCAATGATGCGGCACAGTTTGCAGAACTCAAAACTTTAGGTGAACTTACAAAACGTGCTTGGGACGACGATATCCAAGTTATGGTGGAAGGTCCTGGCCATGTTCCAATGCACCTCATCCAAGAAAACGTACGTTTGCAAGAGGAGATTTGTATGGAAGCCCCGTTTTACACCCTTGGGCCACTTGTGACAGACATAGCCCCTGGGTACGATCATATCACATCGGCCATTGGTGCGGCGATGATTGCTTGGTACGGAACCGCTATGCTTTGTTATGTGACACCAAAAGAACATTTGGGCCTTCCGAATAAACAAGATGTAAAAGATGGGGTGATTGCTTATAAAATTGCCGCCCATGCCGCTGATCTAGCCAAGGGACACCCTGGTGCAAAAGAACGTGATGATCTACTGAGCAAAGCTCGGTTTGAATTCCGATGGGAAGACCAATTTGCTCTTTCTCTCGATCCGGAACTCGCTCGGTCCTACCACGATGAATCCTTACCACAAGATGGGATGAAAAAAGCACATTTTTGTTCGATGTGTGGGCCTCATTTTTGTTCTATGCGCCTTACTTCGGATCTTCGGAAAGAAACAGTGGGAGTTGGAGTGGAAGATTCGAATGGTTAG